A single Providencia manganoxydans DNA region contains:
- a CDS encoding MFS transporter has translation MSEQASNPGNTTPSKPIGKTGKTVFSILSAISFSHLLNDMIQSLILAIYPLLQSDFSLSFAQIGLITLTYQITASLLQPIIGYYTDKHPQPYSLPIGMGFTLTGLLLLAMAETFPVILLAAALVGTGSSVFHPESSRVARMASGGRHGLAQSFFQVGGNLGSSLGPLLAALVIEPYGKGNVGWFSLAALLAIVVLLQVSRWYKQQHRAASKKPAHHIEIKVIPRKVVIGSLTVLLILVFSKYFYLASISSYYTFYLIDKFGVSVQNAQIHLFIFLFAVAAGTMIGGPVGDKIGRKYVIWFSILGVAPFTLLLPHASLFWTSILTVIIGLVLASAFSAILVYAQELIPGKTGMVSGLFFGLAFGMGGVGAAVLGQIADKTSIEQVYQYCAFLPLLGIFTVLLPNLEQK, from the coding sequence ATGAGTGAACAAGCAAGTAACCCCGGTAATACCACGCCATCTAAACCTATAGGCAAAACAGGAAAAACGGTTTTTAGTATCCTGAGTGCGATCAGCTTTTCTCATTTGCTCAATGATATGATCCAATCGCTGATACTTGCTATCTACCCATTATTGCAATCCGATTTTTCACTAAGTTTTGCACAGATAGGGTTGATCACCCTAACCTATCAAATCACCGCTTCGTTATTGCAACCAATTATTGGCTACTATACTGATAAGCATCCACAGCCATACTCATTGCCAATCGGAATGGGCTTTACCCTAACGGGGTTATTGCTGCTAGCCATGGCGGAAACTTTCCCTGTGATTTTGTTAGCCGCAGCATTAGTGGGTACAGGATCTTCGGTCTTTCATCCCGAATCATCGCGAGTTGCACGTATGGCCTCTGGTGGGCGTCATGGTCTCGCTCAATCATTTTTCCAAGTCGGAGGGAATTTAGGTTCCTCTTTAGGTCCATTATTAGCAGCACTAGTGATCGAACCTTATGGTAAAGGTAATGTGGGCTGGTTCTCATTAGCAGCACTTTTAGCGATTGTTGTTCTATTGCAAGTAAGCCGTTGGTACAAACAACAGCACCGTGCTGCAAGCAAAAAACCTGCTCATCATATTGAAATTAAAGTTATTCCTCGTAAGGTCGTCATTGGCTCATTAACGGTACTATTGATTTTGGTGTTTTCTAAATACTTCTATTTAGCCAGTATTAGTAGCTATTACACTTTTTATTTAATTGATAAATTCGGCGTTTCAGTACAAAACGCACAGATACATTTATTTATCTTCTTATTCGCTGTTGCAGCAGGCACCATGATTGGTGGCCCTGTAGGCGACAAGATTGGCCGTAAATACGTTATTTGGTTTTCTATCTTAGGTGTTGCGCCTTTCACTTTGCTGTTACCACATGCATCTCTTTTCTGGACAAGTATTTTAACCGTTATCATCGGGTTGGTACTGGCATCCGCGTTTTCGGCTATTTTAGTCTATGCTCAGGAGCTGATCCCCGGTAAAACAGGTATGGTTTCAGGGCTGTTTTTTGGATTAGCATTTGGTATGGGAGGCGTTGGTGCGGCGGTGCTAGGGCAAATTGCTGATAAGACAAGTATTGAACAAGTTTATCAATATTGTGCTTTTTTGCCATTACTTGGCATTTTTACCGTATTATTACCAAATCTAGAACAAAAATAG
- a CDS encoding inosine/guanosine kinase yields MKFPGQRKSKHYFPVSLKDPLLQPIKERMDDSENCKSYIVGIDQTLVDIEAKVDDSFIERYQLSKGHSLVIEDDAAEALYEELTSNSLITHEFAGGTIGNTLHNYSVLADDRSVLLGTMCNNIQIGSYSYRYLCHTSSRMDLNYLQGVDGPIGRCFTLITENGERTFAISPGHMNRLRPESIPEEIIAGASALVLTAYLVRCKPGETMPEATMQAIHYAKKHNVPVVLTLGTKFVIAQDPQFWRDFLAEHVSVVAMNEDEALELTGFNDPLLASDMALNWVDLVLCTAGPSGLYMAGYTEEAFKRTTQHPLLPGAIAEFNLYEFSRAMRRQDCDVPMRIYSHIEPYMGGPEKIMNTNGAGDGALSALLHDITANSYHRMNVPNSSKHSRQYLTYSSLAQVCKYANRVSYQVLSQHSPRLTRGLPEKEDSLEESYWER; encoded by the coding sequence AGAACGTATGGATGACAGTGAAAACTGCAAATCTTATATTGTCGGCATTGACCAAACCTTGGTAGATATTGAAGCTAAAGTCGATGATTCGTTTATTGAACGTTATCAGCTCAGTAAAGGTCATTCGTTAGTTATTGAGGATGATGCAGCAGAAGCGCTGTATGAAGAGTTAACCAGTAATTCATTAATTACGCATGAGTTTGCGGGGGGCACTATTGGCAATACACTGCACAACTATTCAGTGCTTGCTGATGACCGTTCAGTCTTGTTGGGTACGATGTGTAACAACATTCAAATAGGAAGCTATTCTTACCGATACCTATGCCATACCTCAAGTCGTATGGATCTCAACTACTTGCAAGGGGTTGATGGGCCTATTGGGCGTTGTTTTACTTTGATTACTGAAAACGGTGAACGAACATTTGCCATTAGTCCGGGGCATATGAATCGCTTACGCCCTGAAAGTATTCCAGAAGAAATTATTGCAGGCGCTTCAGCATTAGTATTAACCGCTTACTTAGTACGCTGTAAACCCGGTGAGACCATGCCTGAAGCGACCATGCAAGCGATCCATTATGCTAAAAAACACAATGTCCCTGTGGTATTGACGTTAGGGACTAAATTTGTGATTGCACAAGATCCGCAATTTTGGCGTGATTTTCTTGCAGAGCATGTATCAGTAGTAGCAATGAATGAAGATGAAGCATTAGAACTCACTGGTTTTAATGATCCCTTACTTGCCTCTGATATGGCACTAAATTGGGTTGATCTTGTTTTGTGTACCGCAGGGCCATCAGGGCTTTATATGGCCGGTTACACTGAAGAGGCTTTTAAACGAACAACTCAACACCCGTTGCTACCGGGAGCGATTGCTGAATTTAATTTGTATGAATTTAGTCGAGCTATGCGTAGACAGGATTGTGATGTTCCAATGCGCATCTATTCACACATTGAGCCTTACATGGGGGGGCCTGAAAAAATCATGAACACGAATGGCGCAGGTGATGGTGCGTTATCGGCTTTATTACATGATATTACGGCTAATTCCTATCATCGCATGAATGTACCTAATTCAAGTAAACATAGCCGTCAATACTTAACTTACTCTTCTCTGGCGCAAGTATGTAAGTATGCTAATCGTGTTAGTTATCAAGTACTTTCTCAACATTCACCGCGTTTAACACGGGGTTTACCAGAAAAAGAAGATAGTTTAGAAGAATCTTACTGGGAACGATAA
- a CDS encoding NAD(P)/FAD-dependent oxidoreductase yields MDINNKKIWDVIVIGGGVIGCAVTRKFTLMGAKTLLLERGGDILSGASKANSAILHTGFDAPPGSLELACMQEGYREFKQIQHKMNLPILETGALVVAWNDEQLSKLEGIVEQAHTNNVMDVALIDKEELYRREPKLAEGALAAVIVPGEAVIDPWSTPLAYLTQAVKHGAEYQFHCEVTAGSLNGGLWKLTTSKGEFSARLVINCAGINGDIVESICHPSPFQIKPRKGQFLVYDKAAAADINAIILPVPTAITKGVLLCKTIFGNLLLGPTAEEQQDRWKAEVKQEVLEDLISQGANMLPSLHNYSVTATYAGLRPATQEKHYQIADYPDKQWICAGGIRSTGLTSALGVASHLASLYQQNFEPLFELSPPTELIWPQMPVLSDYHQRDYQCKNNGGIVCHCELVTQREIEATFDSDIPPECLGALRRRTRVMMGRCNGFYCSSQVAEIINGRFDNSLAVEAVK; encoded by the coding sequence ATGGATATTAATAATAAAAAAATTTGGGATGTCATTGTCATAGGCGGTGGTGTCATTGGCTGTGCGGTGACCCGTAAGTTTACATTGATGGGTGCTAAAACATTATTGCTTGAACGAGGCGGTGATATTTTGTCAGGTGCCAGTAAAGCGAATAGTGCGATATTACATACAGGTTTTGACGCCCCACCAGGGAGCCTTGAACTCGCTTGTATGCAAGAGGGATATCGGGAATTTAAACAAATTCAACATAAAATGAATTTACCTATATTGGAAACTGGCGCTCTAGTCGTTGCTTGGAATGATGAGCAACTTAGCAAACTGGAAGGCATAGTTGAACAAGCACACACCAACAATGTGATGGACGTGGCTTTGATTGATAAAGAAGAGCTTTATCGACGTGAACCTAAATTAGCCGAAGGGGCGTTAGCGGCGGTGATTGTTCCGGGGGAAGCGGTGATAGACCCATGGAGCACACCATTGGCTTATTTAACCCAAGCGGTAAAGCACGGAGCTGAGTATCAATTTCATTGTGAGGTAACTGCGGGCAGTTTGAATGGCGGTTTGTGGAAATTAACCACATCAAAAGGTGAGTTTTCTGCCCGATTGGTGATCAATTGTGCCGGTATTAATGGTGATATTGTTGAATCGATATGTCATCCATCGCCATTCCAAATAAAACCACGTAAAGGGCAATTCTTAGTTTATGACAAAGCCGCTGCGGCGGATATTAATGCCATTATCTTACCTGTGCCAACCGCGATAACCAAAGGCGTTTTGCTGTGCAAAACCATTTTTGGCAATTTATTACTAGGCCCTACCGCAGAAGAGCAGCAAGATCGTTGGAAAGCGGAAGTTAAACAGGAAGTGCTTGAAGATTTGATTTCTCAGGGAGCAAATATGTTGCCATCACTTCATAATTATAGTGTGACGGCAACCTATGCGGGTTTACGGCCTGCTACGCAAGAAAAACATTATCAAATCGCTGATTATCCTGATAAACAGTGGATATGTGCTGGTGGGATCCGTTCAACAGGGCTGACTTCAGCACTGGGGGTAGCAAGCCATCTCGCCTCACTGTATCAGCAAAATTTCGAACCGCTATTTGAATTGTCTCCACCCACTGAGCTCATTTGGCCGCAAATGCCAGTATTGTCTGATTATCATCAACGTGATTATCAATGCAAAAATAATGGTGGCATTGTATGCCATTGTGAACTCGTGACTCAACGAGAAATAGAAGCAACGTTTGATTCCGATATACCACCTGAATGTCTTGGTGCGCTTAGACGCAGAACCCGAGTCATGATGGGGCGTTGTAATGGTTTCTATTGCAGTAGTCAAGTGGCTGAAATTATTAATGGTCGTTTTGACAACAGCTTAGCCGTGGAGGCGGTAAAATGA
- a CDS encoding DUF1937 family protein, protein MKLYFIACPYSDPDSSVVEMRFQECTKVAAELALKGIATYSQITMTHPINKYLLQQGKKVTWSEIDMAFLSRCDGLIVLTLDGWDRSSGVAAEIDYFKQKGMPVWTYEEFLQHF, encoded by the coding sequence ATGAAACTGTACTTTATTGCGTGTCCTTACTCAGATCCAGACAGTAGTGTGGTTGAAATGCGTTTTCAAGAATGTACTAAAGTCGCTGCTGAACTGGCACTAAAAGGTATTGCAACTTATAGCCAAATTACGATGACGCATCCAATTAACAAGTATTTACTACAGCAAGGGAAAAAAGTTACTTGGTCAGAGATTGATATGGCCTTTCTTTCCCGTTGTGATGGCTTAATCGTCTTAACACTTGATGGTTGGGATAGAAGCAGTGGAGTTGCCGCAGAGATAGATTATTTTAAACAAAAAGGCATGCCAGTTTGGACTTATGAGGAGTTTTTACAACACTTTTAA
- a CDS encoding FGGY family carbohydrate kinase gives MLNQRYAAIDQGTTGTRVVVFDESGHYHSPMSIPHKQITLNSGWVEHDPEEILANILKCLYSCDVVDAIGICHQGESIVAWDADSKRPLYNAIVWQDLRTEKTIQQLKDAGLGPIVQAKSGLPLDPYFSASKMGWIINNVVGAKTLADKNKLRIGTMDAFFLDRLCGVYVTDYNSASRTSLLNIHTLQWDEQLCEIFGVPIHCLPPLRDNIGDFGAINLDGHLTPVTAIIVDQFAGTFGHGCRDKGDAKITFGTGAFLQALTGADIPQTHESGLLPTLCWKFPDEPPVFGLDGGVYNAASAINWAKKIGLFEQFDELADFRAEPAIKRGLAFVPALSGLGCPYWDRSAAGLWAGLSLDTDKKDMMQSVLEGIAARSAEVIFAMEKISPLGKSISVDGGLSSNQYFKQFLANLLQKNIETPANREVTALGAALLARKGLGISHEMTVRRNATVTQPDGTCMQGVMEQYRDIIARSRQLRH, from the coding sequence ATGCTCAATCAACGTTACGCTGCAATCGATCAGGGAACTACGGGAACCCGGGTTGTCGTCTTCGACGAAAGCGGCCACTATCATTCCCCAATGAGTATTCCTCATAAGCAGATCACACTGAACAGTGGCTGGGTGGAACATGATCCTGAAGAGATACTGGCAAATATATTAAAGTGCTTATATAGCTGTGATGTAGTTGATGCGATTGGTATTTGCCATCAAGGTGAAAGCATTGTTGCTTGGGATGCTGATAGCAAGCGCCCACTCTATAACGCCATTGTTTGGCAAGACTTGCGAACAGAGAAAACGATTCAGCAACTTAAAGATGCCGGCTTGGGGCCTATTGTGCAGGCTAAATCAGGGCTACCACTGGATCCTTATTTTTCTGCCAGCAAAATGGGATGGATTATTAATAATGTTGTCGGAGCCAAAACATTAGCAGATAAAAACAAGTTACGTATTGGCACTATGGATGCCTTCTTTTTAGATCGGCTATGTGGTGTCTATGTTACCGATTATAATTCAGCTTCACGAACCTCATTATTGAATATCCACACATTACAGTGGGATGAACAACTGTGTGAAATATTTGGCGTGCCAATCCATTGTTTACCACCATTACGTGACAATATTGGCGATTTTGGCGCGATTAATCTTGATGGCCATTTAACGCCTGTTACGGCAATTATTGTCGACCAATTCGCAGGAACATTCGGACATGGCTGTCGTGATAAAGGTGATGCAAAAATCACCTTTGGTACTGGTGCCTTTCTACAAGCACTAACCGGGGCTGATATTCCTCAAACTCATGAAAGCGGATTATTGCCAACACTTTGTTGGAAATTCCCTGATGAACCTCCCGTTTTCGGCTTGGATGGTGGTGTTTACAACGCAGCCTCTGCAATTAACTGGGCTAAAAAAATTGGCTTATTTGAGCAATTTGATGAGTTAGCCGATTTCAGAGCTGAACCCGCCATCAAACGCGGTTTAGCCTTTGTTCCCGCACTTTCTGGATTAGGATGCCCCTATTGGGATCGTAGCGCCGCAGGGCTTTGGGCTGGGCTATCCCTAGATACCGATAAAAAAGACATGATGCAATCCGTATTAGAAGGCATTGCAGCACGCTCCGCAGAAGTCATTTTTGCAATGGAAAAAATTTCACCACTAGGAAAATCAATTTCAGTTGATGGAGGGTTATCGTCCAACCAATATTTCAAACAATTTCTCGCTAATTTATTACAAAAAAATATTGAAACACCAGCAAATCGTGAAGTTACGGCTTTAGGTGCCGCACTGCTCGCCCGTAAAGGGTTGGGGATCTCACACGAGATGACAGTAAGACGTAATGCCACCGTGACACAACCGGATGGCACCTGCATGCAAGGTGTCATGGAGCAATATCGGGATATTATCGCCCGTTCTCGCCAATTAAGACACTAA
- a CDS encoding NAD(P)/FAD-dependent oxidoreductase, translating into MNLNYDVIIIGSGPAGVGAALSLRRRGIHNIAILEREAHAGGVPRHCQHPTFGLLAFKRPMKGNQFAEKIVSNLGDTAIFTRSTVIDILPQGVLKVSTPDGIVEMRAKRILIATGVRETPRHPRLVSGLRPQGVLTAGALQQFVYLKGKKPCLNPVIVGSELVSFSALWTLKNAGVKAQAMIESGERILAFKAATLFAKAMGTPLYLNSKIIEIGGLERVEYVVIETAGKTQKITCDAVIFTGSFVGENTLIRKSHLDFDASTGKPVTDQFSRCSDPSYYAAGNMLHPADMGDQCYQEGILTGQYIAEDLLENHHQEVVRHTPRIPVKFAEPIRFSVPACIDYTSQKIELVDFNIKVNSAFTGTIQVVAGNTVLYKKKIRCLPTRRILLKGIDLTKIKPDATEICISVV; encoded by the coding sequence ATGAATTTAAATTATGATGTCATTATTATCGGTTCCGGTCCTGCTGGCGTAGGTGCGGCGCTGTCATTGCGTCGTCGTGGGATCCACAATATTGCGATTTTAGAGCGTGAAGCCCACGCTGGCGGTGTTCCTCGTCACTGTCAACATCCTACTTTTGGCTTATTAGCGTTTAAACGACCCATGAAAGGTAACCAATTTGCTGAAAAAATTGTCAGCAACCTTGGTGATACGGCTATTTTTACCCGTAGCACGGTGATAGATATACTACCGCAAGGCGTGCTAAAGGTTTCAACGCCTGATGGTATTGTTGAAATGCGGGCGAAACGTATTTTAATTGCCACTGGTGTTCGTGAAACACCGCGCCATCCTCGATTAGTATCAGGGCTGCGCCCTCAAGGTGTATTAACTGCGGGGGCATTACAGCAATTTGTGTATCTCAAAGGGAAAAAGCCTTGCTTAAACCCAGTTATCGTGGGAAGTGAATTAGTCAGTTTTTCTGCCTTGTGGACGTTAAAGAATGCAGGGGTTAAAGCTCAGGCAATGATAGAAAGCGGTGAGCGAATATTAGCGTTTAAAGCTGCAACCTTATTTGCTAAAGCAATGGGCACACCTTTGTATCTTAATAGCAAGATCATTGAGATTGGTGGCTTAGAGCGTGTGGAATATGTGGTTATTGAGACCGCAGGTAAAACACAGAAAATAACCTGTGATGCTGTTATTTTTACTGGCAGTTTTGTCGGCGAAAATACCCTGATCCGTAAAAGTCACCTTGATTTTGATGCGAGTACAGGAAAACCAGTCACCGATCAATTTAGTCGTTGCTCTGACCCGAGTTACTATGCTGCGGGGAATATGCTGCATCCTGCCGATATGGGGGATCAGTGCTATCAAGAGGGCATATTAACGGGACAATATATTGCAGAAGATTTACTTGAAAACCATCATCAAGAGGTCGTTAGACATACACCACGGATCCCAGTGAAATTTGCTGAACCAATTCGATTTAGCGTACCTGCATGTATTGATTATACGAGCCAGAAAATTGAACTAGTTGATTTTAATATTAAAGTGAATTCAGCATTCACGGGAACTATTCAAGTGGTTGCGGGTAATACAGTTCTTTATAAGAAAAAAATTCGTTGCTTACCGACTCGTCGTATCCTATTGAAAGGTATTGATTTAACAAAAATTAAGCCTGATGCTACGGAAATTTGCATCAGTGTTGTATAG
- a CDS encoding DeoR/GlpR family DNA-binding transcription regulator encodes MSEGRSSKVRHQTIIELLSTQGQVYVQDLAKQFDVAQETIRRDLSKLESQKLLKKVHGGAVNIQSKFERNFSERAQAAVDEKKAIAVKAASLIKPGDTLFIDFGTTTFEFSQRVKLIDNITVITNSPLLANTLQENPTIETILIGGQFNAALNACLGGIALKNITEFFADYAVIGAGAIHHLHGVMDQHVDEAAIAQKMMENSDKLMVLADSTKTNKHAINVVTGWENIDYLITTCKEFKLTDNKKRSKTKIIVAELT; translated from the coding sequence ATGTCTGAGGGGCGTTCTTCTAAGGTACGGCACCAAACTATTATCGAGTTGCTTTCGACTCAAGGGCAGGTGTATGTACAGGATCTTGCTAAGCAATTTGATGTTGCGCAAGAGACTATCCGGCGAGACCTCAGTAAGTTGGAATCTCAAAAATTATTGAAAAAAGTCCATGGTGGTGCAGTTAATATTCAATCAAAATTTGAGCGTAATTTTTCTGAACGAGCCCAAGCTGCTGTGGATGAGAAAAAGGCGATAGCCGTGAAAGCGGCATCGTTGATCAAGCCAGGTGACACGTTATTTATCGATTTTGGCACCACAACATTTGAATTTAGCCAGAGGGTTAAATTGATTGATAATATAACAGTCATTACGAATTCGCCGTTATTAGCAAATACATTACAAGAGAACCCAACAATAGAAACCATTTTAATTGGTGGGCAATTTAATGCCGCTCTTAATGCTTGCTTAGGTGGGATCGCATTAAAAAATATTACTGAATTTTTTGCTGACTATGCTGTGATTGGGGCTGGTGCAATACATCATTTACATGGCGTGATGGATCAACATGTTGATGAAGCTGCCATTGCACAGAAAATGATGGAAAATAGCGACAAATTAATGGTATTGGCCGATTCGACTAAAACAAATAAGCATGCGATTAATGTTGTGACAGGGTGGGAAAATATTGATTATTTAATAACAACCTGTAAAGAATTTAAATTAACCGATAATAAAAAACGTTCTAAAACAAAGATTATTGTGGCAGAACTCACATAA
- the eutH gene encoding ethanolamine utilization protein EutH, with amino-acid sequence MAEFGNYIIYLIMVGAVVGAVASIVRPTSDLGKEFVNGIFSIGPVFLAQAGIMAAVPLLSQLISYILGPVFSSVGSDVSIAALSIIAVDMGGYQLADALTTNRDMWITAMLIGYTSGATIVYLIPVGLTMLNRKDHKYLALGAMAGLISIPFGVLASLLLITFNNIPVRDIISTNSPAAHHLTLDFLTMLQYLMPLFVFCFLLAAGLKYRPMMMVTGFLIFGKIMDAFVKLVLAFSIVEHFTGVFTKVFGVWGFDPLFADQNELFRAIEIAGYIGIMLAGTFPICYLFQRYCKPLVRSLSRRLKLTESGSLGFIMVMANIIATYHLFKDMRARDKVLCVAFGVCAQATIGDHLAFTANFQPNLVIPILLGKLVGGFLAVFIAIKISVPQAMRYEAEDEKALENAHQEQPIAVAKQA; translated from the coding sequence ATGGCTGAATTCGGTAATTACATTATTTATTTGATTATGGTGGGCGCTGTTGTCGGCGCCGTCGCCTCAATTGTTAGACCTACCAGTGATTTAGGGAAAGAGTTTGTTAATGGTATTTTCTCCATTGGCCCAGTATTTTTAGCGCAAGCGGGGATAATGGCAGCTGTACCTCTGCTTTCTCAACTTATCTCTTATATACTTGGGCCAGTATTCTCATCCGTTGGCTCCGATGTTTCCATTGCCGCATTATCCATTATTGCGGTTGACATGGGGGGATACCAGCTAGCAGATGCATTGACCACTAACCGCGATATGTGGATCACGGCGATGCTAATCGGTTATACCTCTGGAGCAACTATTGTCTATTTGATCCCTGTTGGTTTAACTATGCTAAACCGCAAAGATCACAAATACCTTGCACTAGGCGCAATGGCAGGGCTGATTTCAATACCTTTCGGTGTATTGGCATCGTTATTATTGATCACCTTCAATAATATCCCTGTTAGAGATATTATCTCGACTAATTCACCAGCAGCACACCATTTGACTCTTGATTTCCTGACCATGCTACAGTACTTAATGCCGCTGTTTGTGTTCTGCTTCTTGCTTGCCGCTGGCTTGAAGTATCGCCCTATGATGATGGTTACCGGCTTTTTGATTTTTGGTAAGATCATGGATGCTTTCGTCAAGCTAGTACTGGCATTCTCGATTGTAGAACACTTTACAGGCGTATTCACAAAAGTGTTTGGGGTGTGGGGTTTCGATCCGCTATTTGCCGATCAAAATGAGTTATTCCGAGCCATCGAGATCGCTGGCTATATTGGCATCATGTTGGCAGGGACTTTCCCTATTTGCTACTTGTTCCAGCGCTACTGCAAACCTTTAGTTCGTTCGCTTAGTCGTCGTTTAAAGTTAACCGAAAGCGGGTCGTTAGGTTTTATCATGGTAATGGCAAATATCATCGCAACCTATCATTTATTTAAAGATATGCGTGCAAGAGATAAAGTACTGTGTGTGGCATTTGGTGTTTGTGCTCAAGCAACCATTGGTGACCACTTAGCATTCACAGCAAACTTCCAGCCAAATCTTGTGATCCCAATTTTACTGGGCAAACTGGTTGGCGGTTTCCTAGCCGTCTTCATCGCTATCAAAATTTCAGTACCACAAGCGATGCGTTATGAGGCCGAAGATGAAAAAGCACTGGAGAATGCTCATCAGGAACAGCCAATAGCCGTTGCGAAACAAGCGTAA
- the ybaL gene encoding YbaL family putative K(+) efflux transporter has protein sequence MEHSTPLITTIVGGLALAYLLGMIAQRLKISPLVGYLAAGVLAGPFTPGFVADTTLAPELAEIGVILLMFGVGLHFSLKDLLAVKAIAIPGAIAQIAVATLLGLGLSTLFGWGTFSGIVFGLCLSTASTVVLLRALEERQLIESQRGQIAIGWLIVEDLAMVLTLVLLPAAAAIMNSEQASFSELLLGLAWTIGKVVAFIIIMIVIGRRVIPWILSRTASTGSRELFTLAVLALALGIAYAAVALFDASFALGAFFAGMVLNESELSHRAAQDTLPLRDAFAVLFFVSVGMLFDPVVLLEHPLGVIAVLAIIIIGKSAAALLLVRMFGHSRRTALTISVSLAQIGEFAFILAGMGMALGVMDKEAQNLVLAGAIVSIMLNPVLFSLLDKYLEKTETIEEQLLEETLEEETQIPVDICGHAIIVGYGRVGGMLADKLRRRNIPLVVVEDTRAKFEELAENGFSAILGNGANKDIISLARIECAKTLLLTIPNGYEAGEIVTHAKELNPDISVIVRAHYDDEVSFIKERGADHIIIGEHEIAKAMATFMCNDVTEYGCSIDDEPTSKEAEAKDLAQYLKPSH, from the coding sequence ATGGAGCATTCTACGCCCTTAATCACAACCATTGTTGGTGGTCTCGCCCTTGCATATTTGTTAGGTATGATCGCTCAGCGATTAAAAATATCCCCTCTCGTGGGCTACCTTGCAGCTGGTGTTTTAGCCGGTCCTTTTACACCGGGTTTTGTTGCCGATACGACTCTCGCTCCTGAATTAGCTGAAATTGGCGTTATATTGCTAATGTTTGGTGTTGGTTTACACTTTTCGTTAAAGGATTTGTTAGCGGTTAAAGCCATAGCGATTCCAGGGGCTATTGCACAAATTGCCGTTGCTACACTTTTAGGTTTAGGCCTTTCTACGCTATTTGGTTGGGGAACGTTCTCAGGGATTGTTTTTGGTCTGTGTTTATCCACCGCCAGTACCGTTGTATTACTGCGTGCCTTAGAAGAACGGCAGCTTATTGAAAGTCAGCGCGGGCAAATAGCTATCGGTTGGTTGATCGTTGAAGACTTAGCCATGGTACTGACGTTAGTTCTATTACCAGCTGCTGCTGCTATTATGAATTCTGAACAAGCAAGCTTTAGTGAATTACTGTTAGGTCTTGCTTGGACTATTGGTAAAGTTGTTGCCTTTATTATCATTATGATAGTGATTGGTCGTCGTGTTATTCCATGGATTTTATCACGTACGGCTTCAACTGGTTCTCGTGAACTATTTACTCTTGCGGTGCTTGCTTTAGCACTGGGGATCGCCTATGCAGCTGTTGCCCTATTTGATGCCTCTTTTGCCCTAGGCGCTTTCTTTGCCGGTATGGTACTCAATGAGTCTGAGCTGAGCCATCGTGCGGCACAAGATACGTTACCATTGAGAGATGCATTTGCAGTTCTGTTCTTTGTTTCTGTTGGTATGCTGTTCGACCCTGTGGTATTGCTTGAGCATCCATTAGGTGTGATCGCAGTTCTCGCAATTATTATTATTGGTAAGTCAGCGGCTGCATTATTATTAGTCCGTATGTTTGGCCATTCGCGGCGAACAGCACTCACTATATCCGTCAGCCTTGCACAGATCGGTGAGTTTGCCTTTATCTTAGCAGGTATGGGCATGGCACTCGGTGTCATGGATAAAGAGGCACAAAACCTTGTGCTCGCTGGTGCGATTGTCTCGATTATGCTAAATCCGGTATTATTTAGCTTACTGGATAAGTACTTAGAAAAAACCGAAACTATCGAAGAGCAACTACTCGAAGAAACACTAGAAGAAGAGACACAAATCCCTGTCGATATTTGTGGTCATGCAATTATCGTTGGCTATGGTCGTGTTGGTGGAATGCTAGCGGATAAACTGCGCCGCCGTAATATTCCATTGGTCGTGGTTGAAGATACGCGAGCGAAGTTTGAAGAGCTGGCAGAAAATGGTTTTAGCGCTATTTTAGGCAATGGTGCAAATAAAGATATTATCAGTCTTGCACGTATTGAATGTGCTAAAACGCTCTTATTGACGATCCCGAATGGTTATGAGGCAGGTGAAATTGTCACCCACGCTAAAGAACTCAATCCTGATATTTCTGTGATTGTGCGTGCCCACTATGATGATGAAGTCAGCTTTATTAAAGAGCGTGGCGCTGATCATATCATTATAGGTGAACACGAAATTGCCAAAGCGATGGCAACTTTTATGTGTAATGATGTGACTGAATATGGTTGCTCTATTGATGATGAACCAACATCAAAAGAGGCTGAAGCAAAAGATCTTGCTCAGTACCTAAAACCCTCTCATTAA